The proteins below come from a single Elgaria multicarinata webbii isolate HBS135686 ecotype San Diego chromosome 11, rElgMul1.1.pri, whole genome shotgun sequence genomic window:
- the NAGLU gene encoding alpha-N-acetylglucosaminidase — protein MALPLRVLLVWAIVAAAAAAAAAVPGPVWESIARLQPETEEARQAAAVRELLERLLGPRAASAFSVSVNRSLAGPRGLDTYQLSSRTLGVVDVAGSSGVAAASGIYRYLKDFCGCHVSWSGTQLRLPDSLPPVPTEITVTSPNRFRFYQNVCTQSYSYVWWNWDRWEQEIDWMVLHGINMALAFTGQEAIWQRVYVSLGLNQSEIDEYFTGPAFLAWNRMGNLHTWAGPLPLSWHLKQLYLQYRILERMRSLGMITVLPAFSGHVPRGILRVFPRVNVTQLGSWSHFDCTYSCAYLLSPEDPMFQVIGTLYLKELVKEFGTDHVYSADTFNEMRPLSSDPAYLSKVSAAVFHSMTGVDPSAVWLMQGWLFQHQPDFWQPAQVQALLQGVPLGRMVVLDLFAESKPVYSWTESFYGQPFIWCMLQNFGGNHGLFGSAESINQGPFNARDFLNSTMVGVGLTPEGIEQNDVMYELMTDLGWHKEPVNLQQWVAKYAAQRYGVMNAQATQAWQLLLQSVYNCSGACVNHNRSPLVHRPSLRMNTELWYNQSDVYEAWRLLQSSASKLSTSSTFCYDLVDVTRQAVQQLVNEYYMEIKQAFQNHTLSLLLTTGGVLIYDLLPELDNLLSSDERFLLGRWLEAARTMATSDREADLYDLNARNQLTLWGPNGNILDYANKQFGGLVLDYYGMRWSLFVSTLVECLSTGTPFHQNQFNEAVFQVEQGFIYSGKRYPARATGNTLAIATKIFLKYYPSAMKHGHLRAV, from the exons ATGGCGCTGCCTCTTCGGGTCTTGCTCGTTTGGGCGAtagtggccgccgccgccgccgccgccgccgccgttccCGGTCCTGTGTGGGAATCGATCGCCCGTTTGCAACCGGAGACGGAGGAAGCGCGGCAGGCAGCGGCGGTGCGGGAGCTGCTGGAGCGGCTGCTGGGCCCACGGGCTGCCTCCGCCTTCTCGGTGTCGGTCAACCGGTCTTTGGCCGGGCCCCGCGGGCTCGACACTTACCAGCTGAGCTCGAGGACCCTGGGGGTTGTGGACGTAGCTGGCTCCAGCGGGGTGGCCGCCGCCTCGGGGATCTACCGCTATCTGAAGGACTTCTGCGGCTGCCACGTCTCCTGGTCCGGGACGCAGCTCCGGCTGCCGGATAGCCTGCCGCCTGTACCTACCGAGATCACCGTTACCAGCCCCAACAG ATTCCGCTTCTATCAAAATGTCTGTACTCAGAGCTATTCATACGTGTGGTGGAACTGGGACCGCTGGGAACAGGAGATTGATTGGATGGTGCTCCATGGCATCAATATGGCATTGGCATTCACCGGGCAGGAAGCCATCTGGCAGCGG gtgtatgtatccctgggcCTGAACCAGTCGGAAATTGACGAGTATTTCACTGGCCCGGCTTTTCTGGCTTGGAACCGGATGGGGAACTTGCACACCTGGGCAGGGCCACTGCCGCTCTCGTGGCACCTGAAGCAACTCTATTTGCAG TACAGGATCCTGGAGAGAATGCGGAGCCTGGGTATGATCACAGTGCTGCCTGCCTTCTCTGGACACGTCCCCCGAGGCATTTTAAG GGTTTTCCCCCGAGTCAACGTCACACAGCTGGGGAGCTGGAGTCACTTTGACTGCACCTACTCGTGTGCCTACCTCTTGTCACCCGAAGATCCCATGTTCCAAGTCATTGGGACCCTCTACCTAAAAGAACTGGTCAAGGAGTTTGGGACAGATCACGTGTACAGTGCTGACACCTTCAACGAGATGCGCCCACTCTCTTCagatcctgcctacctgtccAAGGTCAGCGCAGCTGTCTTCCACTCCATGACGGGAG TTGACCCCAGTGCCGTGTGGCTGATGCAAGGTTGGCTTTTCCAACACCAGCCTGACTTCTGGCAGCCGGCCCAAGTCCAAGCCCTCCTGCAGGGCGTGCCTCTTGGCAGGATGGTGGTGCTGGACCTCTTTGCGGAATCCAAGCCTGTCTATTCATGGACAGAGTCCTTCTACGGGCAGCCCTTCATCTGGTGCATGCTTCAGAACTTCGGTGGGAACCATGGTCTTTTTGGCTCGGCGGAGAGCATCAACCAGGGCCCTTTCAATGCCAGAGACTTCCTCAACTCCACCATGGTGGGTGTTGGTCTGACCCCTGAAGGTATTGAGCAAAATGATGTGATGTACGAGCTCATGACAGATCTGGGTTGGCACAAGGAGCCAGTGAATCTTCAGCAGTGGGTGGCCAAGTATGCCGCACAGCGCTATGGTGTCATGAACGCCCAGGCAACGCAAGCCTGGCAGCTGCTGCTCCAGAGTGTTTACAATTGCTCGGGGGCTTGCGTTAACCATAACCGCAGCCCGCTTGTGCACCGTCCTTCTTTGCGGATGAACACAGAGCTGTGGTACAACCAGAGTGATGTCTACGAAGCTTGGCGGTTGTTGCAAAGTTCAGCCAGCAAgctcagcaccagcagcactttctGCTATGACCTGGTGGATGTGACACGCCAGGctgtgcagcagctggtgaatGAGTATTACATGGAGATCAAACAAGCTTTCCAGAACCACACTCTGTCGCTCCTCCTAACAACTGGTGGCGTGCTGATCTATGACCTCCTCCCGGAACTGGACAATCTTCTGTCAAGCGACGAACGCTTTTTGCTTGGGCGCTGGCTGGAGGCTGCCCGCACAATGGCCACCAGTGACAGAGAGGCAGATCTGTACGACCTCAACGCACGCAACCAGCTGACTCTCTGGGGACCCAATGGCAACATCTTGGACTATGCCAATAAGCAGTTCGGAGGGCTGGTGCTGGATTATTATGGGATGCGTTGGAGCCTCTTTGTGTCTACCTTGGTGGAGTGCCTCAGCACGGGAACACCCTTCCACCAGAACCAATTCAACGAAGCTGTTTTCCAAGTGGAGCAGGGATTTATCTACAGTGGGAAACGGTATCCAGCCAGGGCTACTGGCAACACACTGGCGATAGCCACAAAGATATTTCTCAAGTATTACCCTTCTGCCATGAAGCACGGCCACTTAAGGGCTGTGTGA